From Deltaproteobacteria bacterium, a single genomic window includes:
- a CDS encoding type II toxin-antitoxin system RelE/ParE family toxin, translating to MKYEIHILRRAQKELERVPHDHVPRIVNAVRALSSSPRLVGCTKLTGREGWRIRVGNYRVVYEIDDQEGRVIVLHIGHRRDVYR from the coding sequence ATGAAGTATGAGATTCATATTCTCAGGCGGGCGCAGAAAGAATTGGAGCGAGTTCCCCACGATCATGTCCCACGTATCGTCAATGCCGTTCGTGCTCTGAGCAGCAGTCCGAGGCTGGTTGGTTGTACCAAATTAACCGGTCGTGAAGGATGGCGAATCAGAGTAGGGAATTATCGGGTTGTCTATGAGATTGATGACCAGGAGGGAAGGGTGATCGTTCTACATATCGGCCATAGAAGAGATGTATATCGCTGA
- a CDS encoding AbrB/MazE/SpoVT family DNA-binding domain-containing protein — protein MKKKAVARSLRGFLTRVRHGSSISAFATRKQSGRRRCVSFLFLNCCKTGQDLERQGAKANLAKNLTEQFHTCKLLLDMKYLLLHDIQVNNMITKVGTRGQVSIPKEIRKKFKIESETRIEWFVDGKTIRVLPIPKDPVKAFRGKGNRTYTTDDLIKDRKQERSLEDVDDGKK, from the coding sequence ATGAAAAAGAAGGCCGTGGCCCGCTCGCTGCGCGGATTCCTTACCCGGGTGAGGCATGGATCATCAATCTCAGCCTTCGCGACGAGGAAACAGTCGGGGAGACGAAGGTGCGTTTCATTCCTGTTTTTGAATTGTTGTAAGACAGGACAGGATTTGGAAAGGCAAGGGGCAAAGGCAAACCTCGCAAAAAACTTGACAGAACAGTTTCATACATGTAAATTATTATTGGATATGAAATATTTATTATTGCATGACATTCAGGTGAATAACATGATTACAAAAGTAGGCACACGAGGACAGGTTTCCATTCCGAAAGAAATCAGAAAGAAGTTCAAAATCGAATCTGAAACCCGCATTGAGTGGTTCGTTGACGGGAAGACCATTCGGGTTTTGCCGATTCCGAAAGATCCGGTCAAAGCCTTCAGGGGCAAAGGGAACAGAACCTATACCACGGATGATCTCATAAAGGACCGCAAGCAAGAGCGCTCGCTGGAGGATGTCGATGACGGGAAAAAGTAA
- a CDS encoding type II toxin-antitoxin system VapC family toxin, translating to MTGKSKKPSSYVLDTSALLTLWNNEAGADSVEKILRQGATGSATVYLSFISFMEIRYRFYKTRGKSAANEIYQAARILPCTRIDVDERLILLASDIKGTNSLSVADSFIIATAVKEKSTLVHKDPEFEQVRDTVTLLTLPYK from the coding sequence ATGACGGGAAAAAGTAAGAAGCCTTCAAGCTATGTACTGGATACCTCAGCGCTGCTGACATTATGGAACAATGAGGCAGGCGCCGACAGCGTTGAGAAGATCCTCCGGCAAGGAGCCACCGGAAGTGCAACCGTCTATCTTTCCTTTATCTCCTTTATGGAAATTCGTTACCGCTTTTATAAAACCCGAGGGAAAAGCGCCGCCAACGAGATCTATCAGGCAGCGAGGATTCTTCCGTGCACAAGAATCGATGTGGATGAAAGACTGATCCTCCTGGCTTCGGATATCAAAGGGACAAACAGCCTTTCCGTTGCCGACAGCTTCATTATCGCAACCGCTGTAAAAGAAAAAAGTACACTCGTACATAAAGATCCCGAATTTGAACAGGTTCGTGACACAGTGACTCTTCTCACGCTGCCCTACAAATGA